In Hymenobacter sublimis, a single genomic region encodes these proteins:
- a CDS encoding alpha-ketoacid dehydrogenase subunit alpha/beta — MSTAETAADVQTSVASLSKEDLLHDYRLGWESRQASLAGRKEVFMGKAKFGIFGDGKEVPQLAMARAFRAGDWRAGYYRDQTFMLAIGELTLQQYFAQLYAHADVEAEPSTAGRAMNGHFGTRHLDEDGNFRNLAQSKNSSADISPTGGQMPRLVGLAYASKLYRQNPELHQFSQFSVNGNEVAFGTIGNASTSEGMFFEAINAAGVLQIPMLVSVWDDHYGISVPAEYQTTKQNISEILKGFQREGEGQDGFEIFRVKGWDYAGLIDTYQRAAAVCRAQHVPVLVHVQEVTQPQGHSTSGSHERYKSKDRLSWEEEHDCLRKMREWLLQEGHASEVELDQIENEAKETVKIARTTAWSEFFNPIKQERDEVVQLLNKLVAETGAENSLHELVEPLEHNSAPIRADLVRTVRRALRQVRGQRSAARRDLQHWLEQALAENADRYNSYLFSQSEEAIGNIEEVKAEFAANAPQVDAREVLQACFEANFQRDPRIFAIGEDVGRIGDVNQAFAGLQEKFGELRVTDTGIRECTIVGQGIGAAMRGLRPITEIQYLDYLLYAIQILSDDVAPLQYRTKGGQKSPLIVRTRGHRLEGIWHSGSPIQMILGSIRGMHLCVPRNMTQAAGFYNTLLRSDEPAIVIECLNGYRLKERIPSNVGEFTLPLGQPETLKKGNDLTIVTYGSMCRIVLDAAKQLEEVGINVEVIDVQTLLPFDVDHVIADSLQRTNRVLFADEDVPGGATAYMMQQVLDEQQAYRFLDSQPRCLAAQAHRPPYGSDGDYFSKPNVEDVFDAVYEMMQEAEPKRFPAIY; from the coding sequence ATGTCCACTGCCGAAACCGCCGCCGACGTGCAAACCAGCGTCGCCTCCCTCAGCAAAGAAGACCTCCTCCATGATTACCGCCTGGGCTGGGAAAGCCGGCAGGCCTCCTTGGCCGGTCGCAAGGAAGTATTTATGGGCAAAGCCAAGTTTGGCATTTTCGGCGACGGCAAGGAAGTGCCTCAGCTGGCCATGGCCCGTGCTTTCCGGGCCGGCGACTGGCGCGCGGGCTACTACCGCGACCAGACCTTTATGCTGGCCATCGGGGAGCTGACTCTGCAGCAGTACTTTGCCCAGCTGTACGCCCACGCCGATGTGGAGGCGGAGCCCTCCACGGCGGGCCGCGCCATGAACGGGCACTTCGGCACCCGCCACCTCGACGAGGATGGCAACTTTAGAAACCTGGCCCAGAGCAAGAATTCCTCGGCTGATATCTCGCCCACCGGCGGCCAGATGCCTCGCCTGGTAGGCCTGGCTTACGCCTCCAAGCTCTACCGCCAGAATCCCGAGTTGCACCAGTTTAGCCAGTTTTCGGTGAATGGCAACGAGGTAGCGTTTGGCACCATTGGCAACGCCAGCACCTCGGAGGGTATGTTCTTCGAGGCCATTAATGCCGCCGGCGTACTGCAGATTCCCATGCTCGTAAGTGTGTGGGATGACCACTACGGCATTTCCGTGCCCGCCGAGTACCAGACGACCAAGCAGAACATCAGCGAAATTCTGAAGGGCTTTCAGCGGGAAGGTGAGGGCCAGGACGGCTTCGAGATTTTCCGGGTGAAAGGCTGGGATTACGCCGGCCTGATTGATACCTACCAGCGCGCCGCCGCGGTGTGCCGCGCCCAGCACGTACCCGTGCTGGTACACGTGCAGGAAGTAACCCAGCCCCAGGGCCACAGCACCAGCGGCTCGCATGAGCGCTACAAGAGCAAAGACCGCCTCTCCTGGGAGGAAGAGCACGACTGCCTGCGTAAAATGCGCGAATGGTTGCTGCAAGAAGGTCACGCTTCGGAAGTTGAGCTCGACCAGATTGAGAATGAGGCCAAAGAAACCGTAAAAATTGCCCGTACAACTGCCTGGAGCGAGTTCTTCAACCCCATTAAGCAGGAGCGCGACGAGGTAGTGCAGCTGCTCAACAAGCTGGTGGCCGAAACCGGCGCCGAAAACAGCCTGCACGAGCTGGTAGAACCCCTAGAGCACAACTCCGCACCCATCCGCGCCGACCTGGTGCGCACCGTGCGCCGGGCCCTGCGCCAAGTGCGCGGCCAGCGCAGCGCCGCCCGCCGCGACCTGCAACACTGGCTGGAGCAAGCCCTGGCCGAAAACGCCGACCGCTACAACTCCTACCTCTTCAGCCAGAGCGAAGAGGCCATCGGCAACATTGAGGAAGTGAAGGCTGAGTTTGCCGCTAACGCCCCCCAGGTGGATGCCCGCGAGGTGCTGCAGGCCTGCTTTGAAGCTAACTTCCAGCGCGACCCCCGCATCTTCGCCATTGGTGAGGACGTAGGCCGCATCGGTGACGTAAACCAGGCCTTTGCCGGTCTGCAGGAAAAATTCGGCGAACTGCGCGTAACCGATACCGGTATCCGGGAGTGCACCATCGTGGGGCAGGGCATTGGTGCCGCTATGCGCGGCCTGCGCCCCATCACGGAAATCCAGTACCTCGACTATCTGCTCTACGCCATCCAAATTCTGAGTGATGACGTGGCCCCGCTGCAGTACCGCACCAAGGGCGGGCAGAAGTCCCCGCTGATTGTGCGCACCCGCGGCCACCGGCTGGAAGGCATCTGGCACTCCGGTTCGCCCATTCAGATGATTCTGGGCTCCATCCGGGGCATGCACCTGTGCGTGCCGCGCAACATGACCCAGGCCGCCGGCTTCTACAACACGCTGCTGCGCAGTGATGAGCCGGCCATCGTCATTGAGTGCCTCAACGGCTACCGCCTCAAGGAGCGAATTCCCAGCAACGTGGGCGAGTTTACCCTACCCCTGGGTCAGCCCGAGACGCTCAAGAAAGGCAACGACCTTACCATCGTAACCTACGGTTCCATGTGCCGCATTGTGCTGGATGCCGCCAAGCAGCTGGAGGAAGTGGGGATTAACGTAGAGGTAATCGACGTGCAGACCCTGCTACCCTTCGATGTAGACCACGTCATTGCTGACAGCTTGCAGCGTACTAACCGCGTGCTGTTCGCCGACGAGGACGTGCCCGGGGGCGCAACCGCCTACATGATGCAGCAGGTGCTGGACGAGCAGCAGGCCTACCGCTTCCTCGACTCCCAGCCGCGCTGCCTAGCAGCCCAGGCCCACCGCCCGCCCTACGGCTCCGATGGTGACTACTTCAGCAAGCCCAACGTGGAGGACGTATTTGATGCCGTGTACGAAATGATGCAAGAGGCTGAACCCAAGCGCTTTCCGGCCATCTACTAG